The stretch of DNA CCGCCTTCAACTTCAGTCAAAAAAAGCCCTGGACCATAAATCTTTTATTAACGGCTCAAAAGATTTTGTCGGTTCGGTACTGGGAGAAGAACATGATCTCTAAAATTAAAGAATTCCTGAAATCACCGGTGATGGACTCACTTCAGGGGAAATCAGATCTGGAAAGCAGGGATGAAAAGAGCTTTTTCCGCCTGGCTCTCATGATGGTACTGGGGACTCTTCTTTTGCTATTCCTCAGCTTTATGATTACTTTTTTTGTATCAGTAAGAGGGGCAGAACAGACTTTGGTTCCAGACGTCACTGGTGAGTTACTGATCGATGGCCTTATCAGCCTGCAGGAAAAAGAATTATATCCCAGGGTTCAGGTTCGCTACACAGAAAATCCCCTCGAGAAGAATCATATCATTTCTCAAGATCCCAAGGCCGGCAGTGTTGTCCGGGCCGGAAAAAGAATAAAACTCATGATCAGCCGTGGAGCCGTTGTGGACAAGGTTGGTTTGTATACAGGACAGAATCTTTCGGATGTAAAAACCCAGCTTCAGTCTCTGTTTGCGTCTTATACACCCCTTATGATCATTCGTGAACCCGTCATCTTTGTTTTTGATGATGCCCCTGCCGGGACCATTCTCGAACAGGAACCCCCTGCGGAAACACCCCTCACCGGTCTGACTGATCTCGTTTTTGTTGTCAGCCGCGGACCAGTGGGAGAAAAGTACAGCATTGATAATTTTGTCGGTCTCAAGTGGATGGATGCGGTGAACAGGCTTATTCGTTCAAATCAGCCCTTTGTTTTTACACAGAAAAAAGAAGAGGTCAATGGCAGAAATTCATTTGTACTGACCCAATCTCCCAAAGCGGGAGATTCAGTGGAGTCGGGTACGAAGATTGAACTGGCCGTAAGTACTCCGGAGAAACTGGCCTCTGATGAAACCTT from Oceanispirochaeta sp. encodes:
- a CDS encoding PASTA domain-containing protein is translated as MISKIKEFLKSPVMDSLQGKSDLESRDEKSFFRLALMMVLGTLLLLFLSFMITFFVSVRGAEQTLVPDVTGELLIDGLISLQEKELYPRVQVRYTENPLEKNHIISQDPKAGSVVRAGKRIKLMISRGAVVDKVGLYTGQNLSDVKTQLQSLFASYTPLMIIREPVIFVFDDAPAGTILEQEPPAETPLTGLTDLVFVVSRGPVGEKYSIDNFVGLKWMDAVNRLIRSNQPFVFTQKKEEVNGRNSFVLTQSPKAGDSVESGTKIELAVSTPEKLASDETFGILEAALPEYPVSVDLTVEKIVAGGRSEIVFEMKHPGGQFSMPYREKKGTVILIKIYDEEVKRFTLE